A stretch of DNA from Temnothorax longispinosus isolate EJ_2023e chromosome 2, Tlon_JGU_v1, whole genome shotgun sequence:
ttcagaaacatGCAAAGATAACTATCGGCGCTTTAAGATAGCTAGGAATTgtcttaaaagaaataattattaattattatttaaacaatatgtatatacgaagAGAATGCTAACAGAaagaattattgataattcTTCACAGACAATCCTGGTGAAATGCTATTCtaagtaaacaaaaaaaaaacgatcaCAAATGAggaaaatcttaaatattCCAGACCCGATTCTCTATTTATGAAGAGATACGTTCGAACATGTTTCctctctatttattattccCCTTAGAAATCGCGGATGGTGATAAACGACTCGAATCATAACTCAGAACATGTCCACAAACTAGGACAACAGCAGCGAGTATCTCTACAACTATGTGCTTCCATATTACAAATGAAGAAAAAGCGTGTCCATCACAATGGACGCTATAGGTGCGAGGGGATTAGGAATTCTATGAATTATCGAGAAAACGTAATCCTCGATATCTTCAACTGATAGAATTCAGGAGTATCAGGGTGGGATTCTaagtacacacacacacgcgatataattcaataaagcGAAATAAATCCTTACGGGGGCGGTCGGGCGGACGTTCCAAGTTATAAGCAAGGATTAATCGCGAGGGATACTCTGAACAAACACAATTCTGTAATCGGGCAATCGGGTTTCAGGGCAATCTCAATCTCGTGAGCACATAGAGAGAAGATGTCCCCGAAAGAGGCGAAATGAGGCCGTGCGATTCTACAAACGAAAAAAGTGGAGCATTCGCGCGGACACCTATCTTTATGGGAAAACCGCGCGTCTGTCGAGGCGGGGAAGGAGCAGGCTGAAGGGCTCGTCCCTTCGGCCGTTCGGCCTTGCCTAGAGGGTGATGCACTCTGGGGGGGTGCAAGCCGAGGACCGATCTCGTCGGGTGTCACGAGGTCACGTGAAAATAGGTCATCGAGAGGCGTCCTCTCCGCGGAGAGAGAAGACTCTCCCACGACGGGCGACGAGATTCCTCTCGTTCGCGATACAAAATAAAGCAGGAATACGAGATTTCTCCTTCCCTCTCCCACCCCTCCCGCGTCGCGAGAATGATTCGCGGGGTGGATGCTGCATGGGCGCGTGAGATGGGAAGGAAGCTGCCGGAAGGATATGCGTACCTCTCTTGCCATTACGTCATAGCCCTGCAGGTAAGGAACCGTCCCAGCAGCAAGCGCGCGGTTTTATTCCGAAGGAACGACCACCAAGGCGAAGGGGAAGAAGGCTGCACGTCGCATATCGGGGGATGCTGCTTTCTGGTCGCGCTGCTGTCCGCCCAGCTTGCTCTCGCGCGTACACCCTCGCAaggtgtctctctctctctctctctttatctttctcgCCTTCTCGCACCGTCTCTGCCCCTCTCTCCTatttcttcctctccctctctctccctctctctttctctctctctttcttttctcctctcttcttcCTATCGGGCGCGATACTTGGCTCGGCCGGTCGTCTGGCTGGCTGGACTCACTGACCGAATAGCGGCGGGCTGTAGCTACTGGCTGGATGGCTGGCTGACTGGCTGACTTGTATCACTGATCACGGCCGACAGACGTGGTGGTCTTCCCTTCCTCACGCGGCTGCTCCTCGCCGAGACGCTGCTCGCCGTTCCTGTCGCACCCGCGGCGCCGCGCCTCGCTCCGTCCCGCTcccacgcacgcacgtacgcgaGGTAGACGAGAGCGAGGAGCGCACAACACCCTCCGTTATATACCGCGATTAAAGCACGGCCGCCCCCGGCCGGCCGCCCCTGCGCTGCCGTGCCGCCAGGACAGACAGCGGGTGGTGTGAGAAAGAGGGCGAGTAAAACGGCGAGGAGCGACGAGCAGGGGCTGCGGCGACGTACCGTACGTCCGTCGACGTGGACGTACCTGGCCCGACGACCGTGCCGTGCGTACGTGCGATTAGCTGGCGTGCGTCTAAGATTTCACTGGCGCATACGACAGGGGCCCCCGCGAATTGTAACACTCGCTTCCTCCCAGCGGTTACTGCGGCGACTCCTAGTTTTAGATCGATTCTCCTACGGTACGTACCGCCGTACGCCGCGAGGGGTCGGAAGGGCCGCTCTGCACATAGCCACCCTCTCCTGTCCGCCGCCCTgtcccctccctccctcccgccCGCCCCCCCACCCCCTCTCGCCGACACTCCGCCGCCGCCTGAAACCCCTAGGAAACCTCGCCCCCGTGAACGCCACCGACAGCCGACACCTGCGACTACGTGGGAATGTGCCACCCCCTGAGGATACGGGGTTGCATTTGGGGTAGGAGATTTCGAGGGGTGAGACTTCTCTCCGTGGGTAAATGCGATCTTGGGTCAACGATTACGACGATAAAGTCGACGCAGTCCCGATAAGAGAGATCTTTCCTTCGGAATTCGATGAACAGGTGTTTTCCTGACCGAGAGTTGAAACGGAAGGTATCGAGTGGAAGTGGTCTTACAGTGGTCAGGCAGAGTTCAGTCTTGCACAAGGGGGAAATCTCCGCGAGACACTAcgataatatgataaaattcttcgtagttcgataaatataatcttttgttTATAATCTTTCGTATTATTTAGAAATCAAAGTTTGATGTAGTATACAAAATATGTCATAATGATGGGTTCAACGAAAAGGGTTTATTTCTGTGCAAAAAACGCATTTAGCGTACAGTCACAATCGTTCCTTCGTTTTCGCGTTCACCTGCAAATATGCATATGCGTGCATTTCATGTTTCGCCGACACATGAAAGCCCGAGCAGAATAgcttacttataattttaagataatgtTTTATcctttaaggacgttctctcgtccttatattagagaaaatcgattttcttagaattttcttgaaactgtgaatatacgttaatttaggtgtgctttatgcatggtataaaatttcagtacctcttccggtataaaaaatcaagatactgagcctcaaagtttcaacttttactaatgaaaaggttttccaggccaaacggtaagagatacgaggttggccaagaggaccaaagttgctcctctcgtcgagttctataaggaaaaaatgccaaaactaaaaaaaattaaattaaaaaatttttttttgaaactttgaggctcagtatctttattttttatatcggaAGAGCTAGgtatactgaaatttataccacgcataaagcacacctaaattaacgtatattcacagtttcaagaaaatcctaaaaaaatcgattttctctagtataaggacgagaaAACATCcttaaatctttgtttttagtaacgcacaatactgtctTGTGTCTCAAGTCTTACAAATATCGACACTTCATGCATACGTTTAAGACGTGAGACACAAGACAGTATTGTGCGTactaaaaacaaagatttaaacatttaaagcaTAAAACATTGTCTTGAAATTATACGTCAGCTATTCTCTGCTCGGGCCCTAAAGAGAACCCATTCACCTGATTCACCCTTGTTTACAACACGTGCATCGCCATGGCGATCGACGAGCGGCGCTTAAATAAATGCATCTGCACGTCAATGCACGTAAGTTTGTCGACCAGCTCGGTATACCCCGTTTACATATTTTCCCGTAGGCAAATATATCAAACGGACATGGCAGCGAAGAATTTACGCGAGAAAAAGCGTGATTTCAATCAGAACCTGATCGAGCCGTCTCGCTCGTTCGAACAGTTGTGCAACATGATGAACAAATTGGAAAAAGATAGCAATATTGAAATCGCGGGATGCAATCGAATGGATTTACTGGCCGTCGATGTAAAATACGATGTCGATCTCGAGCCAGCAATGCGCAAGTACTCGGGacaagtaagaaataaaaagttcaaCTTTAAGTTTATCTTTGAGAATAAAGTCTGATTTATTCAAGGATTATATCGATATTCATAAGCGCGATAACTTCGCTccgttattaaaaatcaaattctaaTTGAGCGCAGATCGAACCGGAGAAAGATGTTGCCACAGACAAATGTGGGTCAATTACAACAACTTACGATGATATAATGTCCTTCTTAGGGACGCTAGAAAATGGTACTGAGATTTAATGAACTAGCAtcgttaaaattatacttaaaaaatttagggtttcacttattttatttgttaaaaaaaaatttgtgtaatGTTACAATCTTTATTGCAGAAGATACGCCGGAGAGTGACGTAGCTGCCAATAACGCAACAATTGTAATCTCGTCCTGCCAAAATCCTAGTAGGTGGGGACTTCCTCTAATATCTTGTAAGCGAAGTGTATCGCGCGTGAAAGAAGAAAacggataaaaattatgtaaaacgtTTCTCCTCCCGCAGGTACGAAGTGCAGAACCTCAGCTGTCAACGGGACGATTTAGAGACCGCGATATTACAAATCGAGGAGAAAAATGCGACGATAGAGTGtttgaaaaatcaattaaagtCCGAGCGCAAGGCGGCGTGCGATAAAATGACGTCGCAGAAACGCCATCACGTTGTCAAGACGAAGGAGTTGGAGAACAAGTACCGGACGATTGTGAAACGCCATCAGAAGTTTATCGAACAACTGCTCGCCGAGAAGACGGATCTCGCGCAGAAATGCGACTCCCTGGCGCGACAAATTAAAGAGATGGAACAGAAGATCCAGCGAGACTTGAAAGTAATTAGCGAGAGACACGCCGTCGAGTTGCAACGCGCGAAGGAGAATATGGCAGCGTCCGAGAAGATCCGGCGTGAACGATGGCTGGAGATGAAAACATCAAAAATCAAGGTAATCGTTAATTTACgtcgattattattagaaaatataattcaagaGCTCACTTCTCGAGTCTCAAATTACAAATTCAATTCTGGAAAGTAATATCTTTAGGCAGGGGGGATGAGCAAAGAGATCTGACAGGTAACTGACATTACAGACAAAATGTTATATAGTATAATGAAGTTACACGgcgcaataattaattaaatactacACGGAGATTATTGATATCGTAGGAAATGACAGTAAAAGGGCTAGAGCCAGAATTGCACAATATGATGGAGCAACATCAACAGGAGATACAGGAGTTAAGACGCACGCATATAAAGGAGTTACAAGATACGGAATTGCGCGCGATGCGTAGGTCGAATCAGCAGCTGGAGCAATTGCGAATCGAGTTGACAGACAGCCATGAGAAAATGTTGGCCAAGGAGAAAGATATATTGGCGGCAAGGTATCGTAAATCCTGCACAACGTGTAtcaatcttaatataattttaattaataaattaatccgAATAAGAGACATTTACTTcgccaaaaaattaataacaattaattgtaaataaattaattttaattaagtctATATAAAGCATAATGATATTGATTAGGTACAAAGAAAACCTGGAAGAGCAAGAAGCGCATTTTCAGACGCAACAAAAGACATTCGTGGAGCATttcgaaagagagaaatcgaTGCTCGTTGCAGAGCAAAAGAAACGCGACCGGGAAACAAGCGTGATGATACAACAAACGGAATTACATTTTCAGGtcggttttaaaaatattcttcactGTTGACAAGAAACAATCATTTaacaacaatttatataattacttaacTTTTTTCTGCAGAAAGAAACGGAAAGATTAAAAGAGCAACACGAAATTGCCAAGAGGAATTGCGAGGAATCCTTGAAAAAAGAATGGCTCGCGTGGGcggataattataaaaaagaacaaagcGTGACTTTCACAAAAGCGGAGACTGCAATTCGTAACAATTGTCAAAAGGAGAGAGACAAGCAGATAGAGCTCGCTATAGTTAGACTGGAAAAAGAATCTCGTGAAATGCAAACTAAACTGCAGCAAAGTTTCGATAATAAATTGGAGTAAGTTTATAACGTATCTTCCCAATTAAGCATATAGAagtattaagaaaattgtcaCAATTCAATTGTCGAAATCATTTTCAGACTAATGAAAGAAGATTACGATGCAAAATTGCAAGCCGCAATTAAAAGCGAgggtatttataaaaataaattactattattgGAAGAAAGATTCAAATGTACAGAAATTCAGTTTGGAAAAAcagaaaacaaattaaaagaatgcATATCCAATCTCAATAATATGAATGaggtaaattttatgaaaataaccAATTGATTACATATCATTACTAtcattaatttgcaatttgtcGATTTATAGACGATTGTGAGGTTGACTACAGAGAGAGACGATGCAAAAAAGATAGCAAGGAAGGAAATTGAGACGGAAAAAAGAGAGTTGGAAGATAAAATCGCATCGCTTTATCAAGAAATAACACAGAATAACGTTAACAGAGATCAACTTATGGCACAATTGCATAGCAGGTAAAGATTAATATCCGATAACGCATAAAAGATTAATGCATAAATcgatatcataaattattgtaatacatCGCAACAAATATTATAGACTCAATGAATATGACGCTttgttttagaataaaatttatagttactcaaaaagttttaattataaagaatctCAATAAAAAACTTGGTGACGCTAATTCAAGATGCGAACACTTGGAAAAATTACTGGACCAACAAAGAAaggaatatattttgaaaactttgtaaataatttatgattgcatgtatatatatgtatgtgtatatgtaaggataaattaatttttactatagaaatattttttccatttttaaaaCACGAATTATTTGCcatgaattatatatgttacgaaATATGACGttatatacgaaataaatCATATCGATAATTCatatcttcaatattttgCTTAATTTATATGGATATTTTATATGGGAAAAGGATTATTTCCGTTCATACgagtatacaaaataaaaaatgtataatttgagattttttttatatcgtatattatatacccATTCAAGAAAGCTTAAATGAtaggtataaaatataaatctcgagATTGTGTTTTATACACAATTTCACATATAAAAccaaatgtatttataatgttgCAAAGATTTACCACAGTTCttcattatttatgttacatttgCATGTTTTCTCATCATCAATCAAATATAATagcgatttaaatatatatattatatgtacgtatataatatatccattatatttaattaaaatgcaatcTTTTTACAAACCTGATATCATTAATCTCATTAAGTTTATTTGTGCTGCCAAGAAACGACAAGAAAAACATCacacttttttcacaatttgcACAACATCCTCGTCACAAAGAAGATGGTCCTTCCCTACTTTCTGAGGTTGGTGTTTTACCGATGAGCCCCATACTAACGCGCTGCAACATGACCAATTTGCTAATATCCAGCAACAAGCAAATAAcaatcatttttcaaaaattataaaaaataaaatacgaaaaacttactatttaaattctttcgcAATCGATCTGTGAAGCTTGTTACAGAAATCTTCAACAGTTCGCCTTTCGGTATTTAATACTACGGGTGCGTTATAGTCTGGGAGTTGACCCTTCGGTTTCGTGTAACtgttacaaaaaatgaaaattatatgtcgttttaatagaattttataaattagcttatacaacaatttaaattgtaaactTACATTCTAACAAGTTGTAGGTAGTCCCACATCTTCTCCAGCAGATCGTCGAAGTTCCATTTGTGATGGGCTGAGATCGGCACGCAGTGtggaattttataaataacatctAGTTCTTCTATGCTTATTTGATCTACGAGAGAGCATTCTTATTTATCGAtgtttcttattataatacacTTATGATGTTTATTATCACACAATTACCTATTTTATTCAAGAGGTAAATGCAAGGGACATAAACGCGATTCCCTTCTATAACGTCAATCAAGTCGTCTGAAGTGGCGTCGTACCTTAGCGTGATGTCCGCGttgctaattttatattctgacAAGATCATTTTTACCGTATCGAAATCCAGTTCAGTTTGCGAACACTGAAACaatcgtaataatttttaatttcaattatttgacGCTGTATCAAGTATCAACACTAATCGGTTATTCGGGAACGCACGATTTCACGTGAGAACGGTCGACTTTTTAGTCGACGGATTGTAGGTTCGATTTCAACTCTCATCCCATGTAAGGGaaaggtaccaatacccgAACACTTAAGCATAGGAAATGTACCAATACCTGAACACGTATCTGTGTCtggatacctttaaaaaaatataaatttatgaaaataaacgtttggatattataactgaagtttcaaactacaaaagaaaaaatactttcatctttgattttaattcgcgttatacttataaataataaaggtgttcggatataggtacatgttcgggtattggtacctttCCCTTATACCTCATTTTACAAAAAGGTCAATTCGggtacaataaattacttcaATTATCAATCGGTTATTCTCGATCATTTTCTTACCATTGTTTGTAAATTGATACCACCTTTGTCCTTCTtcttaaaagttatatttggTGGCTGTTTGTTCAGTCGCAGACCAAAACCTTCCAATTCGTGCTCGATCAGCCGCTTGTGCCCGAGCGGTTTGAGCACGTCCAAGACGATGAAGATCAAGCTGCATGTTCGTGCCACAGCAATGACTTGTCGTCCGCGTCCCTTGCCGTCTTTTGCGCCTTCTATAATACCTGGAAGATC
This window harbors:
- the Dila gene encoding centrosomal protein of 131 kDa isoform X2, with the translated sequence MAAKNLREKKRDFNQNLIEPSRSFEQLCNMMNKLEKDSNIEIAGCNRMDLLAVDVKYDVDLEPAMRKYSGQIEPEKDVATDKCGSITTTYDDIMSFLGTLENEDTPESDVAANNATIVISSCQNPSRYEVQNLSCQRDDLETAILQIEEKNATIECLKNQLKSERKAACDKMTSQKRHHVVKTKELENKYRTIVKRHQKFIEQLLAEKTDLAQKCDSLARQIKEMEQKIQRDLKVISERHAVELQRAKENMAASEKIRRERWLEMKTSKIKEMTVKGLEPELHNMMEQHQQEIQELRRTHIKELQDTELRAMRRSNQQLEQLRIELTDSHEKMLAKEKDILAARYKENLEEQEAHFQTQQKTFVEHFEREKSMLVAEQKKRDRETSVMIQQTELHFQKETERLKEQHEIAKRNCEESLKKEWLAWADNYKKEQSVTFTKAETAIRNNCQKERDKQIELAIVRLEKESREMQTKLQQSFDNKLELMKEDYDAKLQAAIKSEGIYKNKLLLLEERFKCTEIQFGKTENKLKECISNLNNMNETIVRLTTERDDAKKIARKEIETEKRELEDKIASLYQEITQNNVNRDQLMAQLHSRIKFIVTQKVLIIKNLNKKLGDANSRCEHLEKLLDQQRKEYILKTL
- the Dila gene encoding centrosomal protein of 131 kDa isoform X1, whose protein sequence is MAIDERRLNKCICTSMHVSLSTSSVYPVYIFSRRQIYQTDMAAKNLREKKRDFNQNLIEPSRSFEQLCNMMNKLEKDSNIEIAGCNRMDLLAVDVKYDVDLEPAMRKYSGQIEPEKDVATDKCGSITTTYDDIMSFLGTLENEDTPESDVAANNATIVISSCQNPSRYEVQNLSCQRDDLETAILQIEEKNATIECLKNQLKSERKAACDKMTSQKRHHVVKTKELENKYRTIVKRHQKFIEQLLAEKTDLAQKCDSLARQIKEMEQKIQRDLKVISERHAVELQRAKENMAASEKIRRERWLEMKTSKIKEMTVKGLEPELHNMMEQHQQEIQELRRTHIKELQDTELRAMRRSNQQLEQLRIELTDSHEKMLAKEKDILAARYKENLEEQEAHFQTQQKTFVEHFEREKSMLVAEQKKRDRETSVMIQQTELHFQKETERLKEQHEIAKRNCEESLKKEWLAWADNYKKEQSVTFTKAETAIRNNCQKERDKQIELAIVRLEKESREMQTKLQQSFDNKLELMKEDYDAKLQAAIKSEGIYKNKLLLLEERFKCTEIQFGKTENKLKECISNLNNMNETIVRLTTERDDAKKIARKEIETEKRELEDKIASLYQEITQNNVNRDQLMAQLHSRIKFIVTQKVLIIKNLNKKLGDANSRCEHLEKLLDQQRKEYILKTL
- the Dila gene encoding centrosomal protein of 131 kDa isoform X3, which translates into the protein MRQQQHSHLVPGIEDTPESDVAANNATIVISSCQNPSRYEVQNLSCQRDDLETAILQIEEKNATIECLKNQLKSERKAACDKMTSQKRHHVVKTKELENKYRTIVKRHQKFIEQLLAEKTDLAQKCDSLARQIKEMEQKIQRDLKVISERHAVELQRAKENMAASEKIRRERWLEMKTSKIKEMTVKGLEPELHNMMEQHQQEIQELRRTHIKELQDTELRAMRRSNQQLEQLRIELTDSHEKMLAKEKDILAARYKENLEEQEAHFQTQQKTFVEHFEREKSMLVAEQKKRDRETSVMIQQTELHFQKETERLKEQHEIAKRNCEESLKKEWLAWADNYKKEQSVTFTKAETAIRNNCQKERDKQIELAIVRLEKESREMQTKLQQSFDNKLELMKEDYDAKLQAAIKSEGIYKNKLLLLEERFKCTEIQFGKTENKLKECISNLNNMNETIVRLTTERDDAKKIARKEIETEKRELEDKIASLYQEITQNNVNRDQLMAQLHSRIKFIVTQKVLIIKNLNKKLGDANSRCEHLEKLLDQQRKEYILKTL
- the 128up gene encoding GTP-binding protein 128up, encoding MSTILEKIASIEAEMARTQKNKATSGHLGLLKAKLAKLRRELITPKGGGGGGEQGFEVAKTGDARIGFVGFPSVGKSTLLSTLAGVYSEVAEYEFTTLTTVPGCIKYKGAKIQLLDLPGIIEGAKDGKGRGRQVIAVARTCSLIFIVLDVLKPLGHKRLIEHELEGFGLRLNKQPPNITFKKKDKGGINLQTMCSQTELDFDTVKMILSEYKISNADITLRYDATSDDLIDVIEGNRVYVPCIYLLNKIDQISIEELDVIYKIPHCVPISAHHKWNFDDLLEKMWDYLQLVRIYTKPKGQLPDYNAPVVLNTERRTVEDFCNKLHRSIAKEFKYALVWGSSVKHQPQKVGKDHLLCDEDVVQIVKKV